The sequence TCAGGGGCTGCCTGAGCTGATCAATCTGTTGCGTGAAGAGATTGAAGCCGAAACGGTTTTAAAAAACTCGCCGGTGTGAAGCCGGATGTTTAAGGGAAGCATTACCCGCGTTGGTGGGCGGGTAATGTCTGACGGAGAGAATGAGTTTTACTGTTCAGGGTGGTCCGCACCGCGGCTTATTGCTTCCCGATCCGCCACGTCTTCACGCACCCACGGTCCGGAGCACCCGGTTCTTTGCCGGCACCTTTCACGAAACGCTTTTCTCTGTACGCCGGCTGTCGGCTCATAATCAGCAATGATTTTACGTGGTATCACCTCTGCGGCCGAGTTACCCGCCCAGTCGGTGGCAAATACACTCGGTTCAAGCAGGATAACCCGAATTCCCAGCGGAGCGACTTCGAGGGAGAGTGCCTCGGATAACCCTTCCACAGCAAATTTTGATGCGTTATACCAGCCAACTGCCGGGAAAGAGCGCACCATTTCTGACCAGTGCTACGGGTTAATGGCCCATTTCAATAGCGGTATTCACGACATGAAGACCAATACTTCCTGTCGCCCCAGCAACGAGTATTCTCATGATAAACCTTCTGAAAATTCAGACTTATTTTCGATATAGTTAGAATATCAATTATCATTATTGTCAGTAATGGGGCTAAAATGATTGTGTCTATGAACACCCTTCATGAGTGCGCGTTGAAGGAAATGCCTCCATAAGGAAATCGCCGATGCTCAAAGAAAACTTCAACGAACTGCAAATCTTTCTTGTGGTGGCAAGGGAGCGAAGTTTTACCAAAGCAGCGGGCAAACTGGGTGTTTCTCAGTCTGCACTCAGCCATGCGATGAAGGCACTGGAGGAAAGGCTAAATATCCGTCTTCTGACCCGCACTACCCGAAGCGTTGCACCTACAGAAGCCGGTGAGAGAATTATTGCCTGCCTTGAACCCCGTATTGCCGATCTTGAGCAGGAGCTGGAATCGCTTGTTCAGCTGAACGGCACTGCCTCCGGCAATATCCGTTTATCTGCCGGGGAACATGCCGCGCGAAGTCTGGTATGGCCGAAGTTAAAACCCTTCCTCAGGGAATATCCGGAAATTAATCTCGAACTGGTGGTTGATAA comes from Yersinia mollaretii ATCC 43969 and encodes:
- a CDS encoding SDR family NAD(P)-dependent oxidoreductase, with protein sequence MVRSFPAVGWYNASKFAVEGLSEALSLEVAPLGIRVILLEPSVFATDWAGNSAAEVIPRKIIADYEPTAGVQRKAFRERCRQRTGCSGPWVREDVADREAISRGADHPEQ